One Ostrea edulis chromosome 2, xbOstEdul1.1, whole genome shotgun sequence genomic region harbors:
- the LOC125680301 gene encoding serine/threonine-protein phosphatase 2A activator-like → MDSSSPCDEQTVVPQQESKSETDDSNEINASQSEIKANTSSQSETTSDITSQSEGGIKNPDMHKIPVKEIYEPADLKKWEQSEGYRDLVGFITAINEAVKGKKLTDIYHLSKTTENLLAMLEKISKWIDEIPPVDQPQRFGNKAFRDFFKRLKENAETLVMESIGDNFEACIPEVSTYLFEAVGNDTRIDYGSGHELAFAAFLCCLFKVGALTEQDAPAAALKVFERYLQLARKLQTVYRMEPAGSHGVWSLDDFQFLPFLWGSSQLIGHKRIFPKSFVNPDIYEHFAKDYMFLGCIKFINQVKTGPFAEHSNQLWNISGVANWEKVNSGFIKMYKVEVLGKFPVIQHFLFGNLLSIKPAT, encoded by the exons ATGGACTCATCATCACCATGTGATG AGCAAACTGTTGTGCCACAACAAGAGTCAAAGTCTGAGACGGATGACAGCAATGAAATTAATGCATCTCAATCTGAGATCAAAGCAAATACCTCCAGCCAATCAGAGACCACATCAGACATCACCAGCCAATCAGAAGGAGGAATAAAAAACCCTGATATGCATAAAATTCCTGTGAAAGAAATATATGAACCTGCAGACCTGAAAAAATGGGAACAATCAGAg GGTTACAGGGATTTGGTTGGATTTATTACTGCTATCAACGAGGCCGTGAAGGGGAAGAAACTAACCGATATTTACCATCTCTCCAAG ACAACAGAAAACCTCTTGGCCATGTTAGAGAAAATATCAAAGTGGATTGACGAGATTCCTCCTGTTGACCAGCCACAGCGATTTGGAAACAAAGCTTTCAGGGActttttcaaaagattaaaagaG AATGCAGAGACACTAGTTATGGAATCCATTGGGGATAATTTTGAGGCCTGCATTCCGGAAGTGTCAACATATCTCTTTGAAGCTGTAGGAAATGACACAAGGATAGATTACGGTTCAG GACATGAGCTTGCCTTTGCAGCTTTCCTTTGCTGTTTGTTTAAAGTTGGAGCTTTAACAGAACAAGATGCCCCAGCAGCAGCACTCAAGGTGTTTGAAAG GTACTTACAACTTGCCAGGAAGTTGCAGACCGTGTACAGAATGGAACCAGCTGGTAGCCATGGCGTCTGGAGTCTGGATGACTTCCAGTTTCTCCCATTTTTGTGGGGTAGTTCACAACTTATAG GACATAAAAGGATCTTTCCCAAATCGTTCGTGAATCCTGATATATATGAACACTTTGCTAAGGACTACATGTTTCTGGGATGTATTAAATTCATCAATCAG GTAAAAACTGGTCCTTTTGCTGAACATTCAAATCAGCTATGGAATATCAGCGGGGTAGCAAACTGGGAAAAGGTGAATTCAGGCTTCATCAAGATGTACAAAGTAGAG gtactAGGTAAATTTCCAGTGATCCAGCATTTTCTCTTTGGAAATCTTCTGTCCATCAAACCAGCTACATGA
- the LOC125681314 gene encoding ribosome-recycling factor, mitochondrial-like isoform X1 encodes MSRFVCLCRTLPTCAARTMPVSRKLCPLAAVSSVRLTAPLIQLDTTCWVDNRAFSLSTQCMKKGNTKAKKQMKRKSKVASIEEEDEVEPEVEKLVNIEELSEEMENALGHMQKEFIKSVSLRPSAAQYENLSIETPHGKFPLNQIAQVAIQGPVVIINMAVSPQYVKDVDDALRKGLNVNPQIDGTTLTLPVPKITKEYRQEMVERVKTIAENSKEVIRHIRSKYVKKLNSVKGDESKDTVFEYTNKINSTAKIYTEKIAALAAKRSKEINA; translated from the exons atgtcACGGTTTGTATGTCTCTGTCGGACCTTACCAACTTGTGCTGCAAGAACAATGCCTGTCAGTAGGAAACTATGCCCACTTGCTGCTGTGAGCTCAGTAAGACTTACTGCGCCCCTAATTCAGCTGGACACTACCTGTTGGGTGGATAATCGAGCGTTCTCTCTGAGTACACAAT GCATGAAGAAAGGAAACACAAAAGCCAAAAAGCAGATGAAACGGAAGTCAAAAGTAGCCTCCATAGAGGAAGAGGATGAGGTGGAACCAGAAGTAGAAAAGCTGGTTAACATTGAAGAACTATCAGAAGAAATGGAGAATGCCCTGGGACACATGCAGAAGGAATTTATTAAAAGTGTTTCTTTAAGACCATCAGCAG cTCAATACGAAAATTTATCAATCGAGACCCCGCATGGAAAATTTCCTCTCAATCAGATAGCCCAGGTTGCCATCCAGGGACCAGTGGTCATCATAAACATGGCTGTATCTCCACAG TATGTTAAAGATGTGGATGATGCCTTGAGGAAAGGACTAAATGTAAATCCCCAGATAGATGGAACAACATTAACACTCCCTGTGCCAAA AATAACCAAAGAATATAGACAAGAGATGGTGGAAAGGGTGAAAACAATAGCAGAAAATTCAAAAGAAGTTATAAGGCATATTCGTTCCAAGTATGTGAAAAAACTCAATTCTGTAAAAGGAGATGAATCTAAAGACACCGTTTTTGAATACACAAACAAG ATAAATTCCACAGCTAAAATCTATACTGAAAAGATTGCAGCTCTAGCAGCCAAGAGGAGTAAAGAAATCAATGCATGA
- the LOC125681314 gene encoding ribosome-recycling factor, mitochondrial-like isoform X2 produces the protein MSRFVCLCRTLPTCAARTMPVSRKLCPLAAVSSVRLTAPLIQLDTTCWVDNRAFSLSTQCMKKGNTKAKKQMKRKSKVASIEEEDEVEPEVEKLVNIEELSEEMENALGHMQKEFIKSVSLRPSAAQYENLSIETPHGKFPLNQIAQVAIQGPVVIINMAVSPQYVKDVDDALRKGLNVNPQIDGTTLTLPVPNGLVVRLSDSQPKGHGFESWPRQGRRFVFGKGTLHEFPHSTQV, from the exons atgtcACGGTTTGTATGTCTCTGTCGGACCTTACCAACTTGTGCTGCAAGAACAATGCCTGTCAGTAGGAAACTATGCCCACTTGCTGCTGTGAGCTCAGTAAGACTTACTGCGCCCCTAATTCAGCTGGACACTACCTGTTGGGTGGATAATCGAGCGTTCTCTCTGAGTACACAAT GCATGAAGAAAGGAAACACAAAAGCCAAAAAGCAGATGAAACGGAAGTCAAAAGTAGCCTCCATAGAGGAAGAGGATGAGGTGGAACCAGAAGTAGAAAAGCTGGTTAACATTGAAGAACTATCAGAAGAAATGGAGAATGCCCTGGGACACATGCAGAAGGAATTTATTAAAAGTGTTTCTTTAAGACCATCAGCAG cTCAATACGAAAATTTATCAATCGAGACCCCGCATGGAAAATTTCCTCTCAATCAGATAGCCCAGGTTGCCATCCAGGGACCAGTGGTCATCATAAACATGGCTGTATCTCCACAG TATGTTAAAGATGTGGATGATGCCTTGAGGAAAGGACTAAATGTAAATCCCCAGATAGATGGAACAACATTAACACTCCCTGTGCCAAA tggcctagtggttaggctgtctGACTCTCAACCAAAAGGtcatgggttcgagtcctggccacggcagggccgacgttttgtttttgggaaaggcactttacacgaatttcctcactccacccaagtgtaa